GTTTTGAAAAACGCTGCCGAGCGCATCAGCGACGGTGACCTGTCCGAGACCATTTATCTGCCCAACAACCTGTTTCCCGATGAGACCGCGGAGTTGGCCGATTCCCTTAACCAGGTAACGACCAGCCTGCGGGAACTGGTCGGCTATATCCGCACCTCTTCCTCCAAAGTTGCCGAAGAATCGCAGGGGTTATCCACCATGTCCCAGGAGGTAACCGCTTCGGCTCACGAAGTGACCGGCGCGGTGGAAATGATCAGCCACGGCGCGGAAACCCAGGCGGCCATGGTAGAGAAAGCCTCCGAGCACTTTCGACAGATGGCCCGGTCGGTGGACCAGGTGGCCGAGGCTGCCAGGGCTGTCGCCGGGGCGGCGGGGGAAACGGTACAGACAGCGGAGCGGGGAGGACAGGTGGTCACTCTGGCCATGACCAAGCTCGGTCAGGTCCTCGATGGGGTGGAGCAGCACGGCCAGCAGATGATGACGTTCAGTTCCCGGGTGCAGAAAATCGGCAAGGTGGCCGATTTTATCACTGTCCTTTCGCAAAAGACCAATCTCCTGGCACTCAATGCTTCTATCGAGGCGGCGCGTGCCGGCGAGCAAGGCCGTGGTTTTACCGTCGTGGCTGAAGAAATCTGTAAATTGGCCGATTCCTCGGAACGCGCCATGGCGGAAATTACCGAAATGATCAACACCCTGCAAGAGGAGAGTGCCCAGGTGCAGGAGGTGTTGAAGGAAAACGTTCTGGAGATGAGTTCCGGACGTTCGGCGGTGCTCCGCACCGGACAAACTTTTGAGGAAATCGTCACCACGGCCAAGGTCGCCGGAGAACGGGCCGAGGGCATAAGTGTCCTGTCGAGAAAACAGGTGGACGAGGTCGAGAAGATGGCCGATGCCGTTGATGAAATTGCTCGTGTGGTCACGGAGAATGC
This DNA window, taken from Syntrophotalea carbinolica DSM 2380, encodes the following:
- a CDS encoding methyl-accepting chemotaxis protein, coding for MRVEITYKFVMGFIIVVASIVALNYLVPATGLVPDYLEQTLSTTCALLVGLLLGWFFSKAFTANILVLKNAAERISDGDLSETIYLPNNLFPDETAELADSLNQVTTSLRELVGYIRTSSSKVAEESQGLSTMSQEVTASAHEVTGAVEMISHGAETQAAMVEKASEHFRQMARSVDQVAEAARAVAGAAGETVQTAERGGQVVTLAMTKLGQVLDGVEQHGQQMMTFSSRVQKIGKVADFITVLSQKTNLLALNASIEAARAGEQGRGFTVVAEEICKLADSSERAMAEITEMINTLQEESAQVQEVLKENVLEMSSGRSAVLRTGQTFEEIVTTAKVAGERAEGISVLSRKQVDEVEKMADAVDEIARVVTENAAASEESSAASEQQSAAMERMALSAQGLNALAEELQERVSRFHLGTLRNP